In one Denitratisoma sp. genomic region, the following are encoded:
- the icd gene encoding NADP-dependent isocitrate dehydrogenase: MGASSLIKIPQDGKKIVPGQPVPDNPIIPYIEGDGIGVDITPVMLKVVDAAVAKAYGGKKKIHWMEVYAGEKSTQKYGGDVWLSEETLSLLKEYSVSIKGPMTTPVGGGIRSLNVALRQELDLYQCVRPVRYFKGVPSPLKDPSKVDMVIYRENTEDIYAGIEWAAETDACKKIIKFLQEEMGVKKIRFPNTSGIGIKPVSREGTSRLMRAAIKYAIDNDRKSVTIVHKGNIQKYTEGAFRDWGYEVAQKEFGAKLLDGGPWCSFKNPNTGREIIIKDMIADAFLQQILLRPAEYDVIATLNLNGDYISDALAAQVGGIGIAPGANISDQYACFEATHGTAPKYAGKDYVNPGSLILSAEMMLRHLGWKEAADLIIRSMEAAIADKIVTYDFARLMEGATEVKCSAFGQAMIDRM; encoded by the coding sequence ATGGGCGCGAGTTCTCTGATCAAGATTCCCCAGGATGGCAAGAAAATCGTCCCCGGCCAGCCGGTGCCGGACAATCCGATCATCCCCTACATCGAGGGCGACGGCATCGGCGTGGACATCACGCCGGTGATGCTCAAGGTGGTCGACGCCGCGGTGGCCAAGGCCTACGGCGGCAAGAAGAAGATCCATTGGATGGAAGTTTACGCGGGCGAAAAATCGACGCAGAAATACGGCGGCGACGTCTGGCTGTCCGAGGAGACGCTGAGCCTGCTCAAGGAATACTCCGTCTCGATCAAGGGCCCGATGACCACCCCGGTCGGCGGCGGCATCCGCTCCCTCAACGTCGCCCTGCGCCAGGAACTCGACCTCTACCAGTGCGTGCGGCCCGTGCGCTATTTCAAGGGCGTGCCCAGCCCGCTCAAGGACCCGAGCAAGGTCGACATGGTGATCTACCGCGAGAACACCGAAGACATCTACGCCGGCATCGAATGGGCCGCCGAGACGGATGCCTGCAAGAAAATAATCAAGTTCCTGCAGGAGGAGATGGGGGTCAAGAAGATCCGCTTCCCGAACACCTCCGGCATCGGCATCAAGCCGGTTTCGCGCGAGGGCACTTCCCGCCTGATGCGAGCCGCCATCAAGTACGCCATCGACAATGACCGCAAGTCGGTGACGATCGTGCACAAGGGCAACATCCAGAAGTACACCGAGGGCGCCTTCCGCGACTGGGGCTACGAAGTGGCGCAGAAGGAGTTCGGCGCCAAGCTACTCGATGGCGGCCCGTGGTGCTCCTTCAAGAACCCGAATACCGGGCGCGAGATCATTATCAAGGACATGATCGCCGACGCCTTCCTGCAGCAGATCCTGTTGCGCCCGGCCGAGTACGACGTGATCGCCACGCTGAACCTCAACGGCGACTACATCTCCGACGCGCTGGCGGCCCAGGTCGGCGGCATCGGCATCGCCCCCGGCGCCAACATCTCCGACCAGTACGCCTGCTTCGAGGCCACCCACGGCACGGCGCCGAAGTACGCCGGCAAGGACTACGTGAACCCCGGTTCGCTGATCCTCTCCGCGGAAATGATGCTGCGCCACCTGGGCTGGAAGGAAGCCGCCGACCTCATCATCCGCTCCATGGAAGCCGCCATCGCCGACAAGATCGTCACCTACGACTTCGCGCGCCTGATGGAAGGCGCCACCGAGGTCAAGTGCTCGGCCTTCGGCCAGGCGATGATCGACAGGATGTAA
- a CDS encoding CBS domain-containing protein, with the protein MKTERSVGAIMSPFQMVGGGETVDSAMHVMREHGLNAILVEPNAEGEWGIMTKRDVLRKIIVPNRRPGGMTVDEIANRYLITCTRDTPLLHVARQMMNNGIRRIVVMEQGVPLGIVTEADLFRLVEQSGWGAGVA; encoded by the coding sequence ATGAAGACCGAGCGCAGCGTCGGCGCCATCATGTCGCCCTTCCAGATGGTGGGCGGCGGCGAAACCGTGGATTCGGCCATGCACGTCATGCGCGAGCACGGCCTGAACGCCATCCTGGTCGAGCCGAACGCCGAAGGCGAGTGGGGCATCATGACCAAGCGCGACGTGCTGCGCAAGATCATCGTGCCCAACCGCCGGCCGGGCGGCATGACGGTCGACGAGATCGCCAACCGCTATCTCATCACCTGCACGCGCGACACCCCCCTGCTCCATGTCGCGCGGCAGATGATGAACAACGGCATCCGCCGCATCGTCGTGATGGAACAAGGCGTGCCGCTCGGCATCGTCACCGAGGCGGACCTGTTCCGCCTCGTCGAGCAGTCCGGCTGGGGGGCCGGCGTCGCCTGA
- a CDS encoding cold-shock protein, with product MATGTVKWFNDAKGYGFITPDDGSEDLFAHFSAIQMGGFKTLKEGQKVSFEVTQGPKGKQASNIQAA from the coding sequence ATGGCAACAGGTACTGTCAAGTGGTTCAACGACGCCAAGGGTTACGGATTCATCACGCCGGATGACGGCAGCGAGGATCTGTTCGCCCATTTCTCGGCGATCCAGATGGGCGGCTTCAAGACGCTCAAGGAGGGGCAGAAAGTCTCCTTCGAGGTGACGCAGGGTCCGAAAGGCAAGCAAGCCTCGAACATCCAGGCTGCCTAA
- the clpS gene encoding ATP-dependent Clp protease adapter ClpS encodes MATRKQSESVLEAERTKTKPPPLFKVLLLNDDYTPMDFVVVVLQRFFGMNREQATRIMLKVHKEGVGTCGIFPRDVAATKVELVTGFAREHQHPLACVMEES; translated from the coding sequence ATGGCTACGCGCAAGCAGAGCGAATCGGTGCTCGAAGCGGAGCGGACCAAGACCAAGCCGCCGCCGCTGTTCAAGGTTTTGCTGTTAAATGACGATTACACGCCCATGGACTTCGTGGTCGTCGTGCTGCAAAGATTTTTCGGCATGAATCGCGAACAAGCGACGCGGATCATGCTCAAAGTGCATAAGGAAGGTGTCGGCACCTGCGGCATCTTCCCGCGGGATGTGGCCGCCACCAAGGTCGAACTGGTGACCGGCTTCGCCCGGGAGCACCAGCATCCGCTGGCGTGCGTCATGGAGGAAAGTTGA
- the clpA gene encoding ATP-dependent Clp protease ATP-binding subunit ClpA, which translates to MIAQELEVSLHMAFVEARQKRHEFITVEHLLLALLDNPSAAEVLRACAANIEELRKELIAFITEHTPTVAGTDEIDTQPTLGFQRVIQRAILHVQSSGKKEVTGANVLVAIFGEKDSHAVYFLQRQGITRLDVVNFISHGITKAPAQGSPRSEGEQQEQEPEGQQAGGALENYTQNLNAQALMGKIDPLIGRDKELERVIQTLCRRRKNNPLLVGEAGVGKTAIAEGLARRIVEGRVPEILAHAQIYALDMGALLAGTKYRGDFEQRLKAVLKQLVDNHNAILFIDEIHTLIGAGAASGGTLDASNLLKPALASGQMKCIGATTYTEYRGVFEKDHALSRRFQKIDVNEPSVEETVSILKGLKTRFEQHHGVKYSTQAISSAAELSARYIGDRHLPDKAIDVIDEAGAAQRILPKSKQKKVIGKTEIEEIVAKIARVPSQHVSSDDRAALKNLDRDLKSVVFGQDKAIEALAKAIKMSRSGLGNPTKPIGSFLFSGPTGVGKTEVARQLAYCMGIELVRFDMSEYMERHAVSRLIGAPPGYVGFDQGGQLTEAITKKPHAVLLLDEIEKAHPDIYNILLQVMDHGTLTDNNGRQTDFRNVVIVMTTNAGAEMLQKGGIGFSISREAGDEMAEIKRMFSPEFRNRLDAIISFAALDHEVILRVVDKFLMQLEAQLHEKKVEAVFTDKLKDWLAEKGFDPLMGARPMARLIQDTIRSALADELLFGRLSSGGRVTIDLDDSQKVQLLFDEVAEPVA; encoded by the coding sequence ATGATTGCGCAGGAACTGGAAGTCAGTTTGCACATGGCCTTCGTCGAGGCGAGGCAGAAGCGCCACGAGTTCATTACCGTGGAGCATCTGCTGCTGGCGCTGCTCGACAACCCTTCTGCCGCCGAGGTTTTGCGCGCCTGCGCCGCCAACATCGAGGAACTGCGCAAGGAACTCATCGCCTTCATCACCGAGCACACGCCCACGGTCGCCGGCACGGACGAGATCGACACCCAGCCGACGCTGGGCTTCCAACGGGTGATACAGCGCGCCATCCTGCATGTGCAATCCTCCGGCAAGAAGGAGGTCACCGGCGCCAACGTCCTCGTCGCCATCTTCGGCGAAAAGGATTCGCATGCCGTCTATTTCCTGCAGCGCCAGGGCATCACCCGACTCGACGTGGTCAACTTCATCTCGCACGGCATCACCAAGGCGCCTGCCCAGGGCAGCCCGCGCAGCGAAGGCGAACAGCAGGAGCAGGAGCCAGAGGGCCAGCAGGCCGGCGGTGCGCTAGAGAACTACACGCAGAACCTCAACGCCCAGGCCCTGATGGGCAAGATCGACCCGCTCATCGGTCGCGACAAGGAGCTCGAGCGCGTCATCCAGACGCTCTGCCGCCGTCGCAAGAACAACCCGCTGCTGGTCGGCGAGGCCGGCGTCGGCAAAACCGCCATCGCCGAGGGCCTGGCGCGGCGCATCGTCGAGGGCCGCGTGCCGGAAATCCTGGCGCACGCCCAGATCTACGCCCTCGACATGGGCGCGCTGCTGGCCGGCACGAAGTACCGCGGCGATTTCGAACAGCGACTGAAGGCGGTGCTGAAGCAGCTGGTGGACAACCACAACGCCATCCTCTTCATCGACGAGATCCACACCCTGATCGGCGCCGGCGCCGCTTCAGGCGGCACGCTCGACGCTTCCAACCTGCTCAAGCCGGCGCTCGCCTCCGGCCAGATGAAGTGCATCGGAGCGACCACCTATACCGAATACCGCGGCGTCTTCGAGAAGGATCACGCCCTGTCGCGACGCTTCCAGAAGATCGACGTCAACGAGCCTTCCGTCGAGGAGACCGTCTCCATCCTGAAGGGGCTGAAGACGCGCTTCGAGCAGCACCACGGCGTGAAGTATTCGACGCAGGCCATCTCCAGCGCCGCCGAGCTCTCCGCGCGCTACATTGGCGACCGCCACCTGCCGGACAAGGCCATCGATGTCATCGACGAGGCCGGCGCCGCGCAGCGCATCCTGCCGAAGTCGAAGCAGAAGAAGGTCATCGGCAAGACCGAGATCGAGGAGATCGTCGCCAAGATCGCCCGCGTGCCCTCGCAGCACGTTTCCTCGGACGACCGCGCCGCGCTGAAAAACCTCGACCGCGACCTGAAGTCGGTCGTCTTCGGCCAGGACAAGGCCATCGAGGCGCTCGCCAAGGCGATCAAGATGTCGCGCTCCGGCCTCGGCAATCCGACCAAGCCGATCGGCAGCTTCCTCTTCTCCGGCCCGACCGGCGTCGGCAAGACCGAGGTCGCCCGCCAGCTCGCCTACTGCATGGGCATCGAGCTGGTGCGCTTCGACATGTCCGAATACATGGAGCGGCATGCCGTCTCGCGCCTGATCGGCGCGCCGCCCGGCTACGTCGGCTTCGACCAGGGCGGCCAGCTCACCGAGGCCATCACCAAGAAGCCGCATGCGGTGCTGCTGCTCGACGAGATCGAAAAGGCGCACCCGGACATCTACAACATCCTGCTGCAGGTGATGGACCACGGCACGCTGACGGACAACAACGGCCGCCAGACCGATTTCCGCAACGTCGTCATCGTCATGACCACCAACGCCGGCGCCGAGATGCTGCAGAAGGGCGGCATCGGCTTCTCGATCTCGCGCGAGGCGGGCGACGAGATGGCGGAGATCAAGCGCATGTTCTCGCCGGAATTCCGCAACCGGCTCGACGCCATCATTTCCTTCGCGGCGCTCGACCACGAGGTCATCCTGCGCGTGGTGGACAAGTTCCTCATGCAGCTGGAGGCGCAGCTGCACGAGAAGAAGGTCGAGGCGGTGTTCACCGACAAGCTCAAGGACTGGCTGGCCGAGAAAGGTTTCGACCCGCTCATGGGCGCGCGGCCGATGGCGCGCCTGATCCAGGACACCATCCGCTCCGCGCTCGCCGACGAGCTGCTGTTCGGCCGGCTGTCCAGCGGCGGGCGCGTCACCATCGACCTCGACGACAGCCAGAAGGTGCAGCTGCTCTTCGACGAGGTGGCCGAACCGGTCGCCTGA
- the rraA gene encoding ribonuclease E activity regulator RraA, with protein MDFQTADLCDKYEEQVRAGQVRVIEPMLNAYGGRDAFHGRIATLKLFEDNSLVRKALESDGGGRVLVIDGGGSLRCALVGDQLAALGVKNGWAGIVVYGCIRDSRAIGEMDIGVMALDTHPLKSIKKNVGETEIAVSFGGTTFTPGHYLYADEDGILVSPTELQP; from the coding sequence ATGGATTTCCAAACCGCCGATCTCTGCGACAAATACGAAGAACAAGTGCGTGCCGGCCAGGTGCGCGTAATCGAGCCGATGCTGAATGCCTACGGCGGGCGCGATGCCTTCCACGGCCGCATCGCCACGCTGAAACTCTTCGAGGACAACTCCCTCGTGCGCAAGGCGCTGGAATCCGATGGCGGAGGCCGCGTGCTGGTCATCGACGGCGGCGGCAGCCTGCGCTGCGCCCTGGTCGGCGACCAGCTGGCGGCGCTCGGCGTGAAGAACGGCTGGGCCGGCATCGTCGTGTACGGCTGCATCCGCGATTCACGCGCCATCGGCGAGATGGACATCGGCGTGATGGCGCTCGACACGCATCCGCTGAAGAGCATCAAGAAAAATGTGGGCGAGACCGAAATCGCCGTCAGCTTCGGCGGCACCACCTTCACACCCGGCCACTACCTGTATGCCGACGAGGACGGCATCCTGGTGTCGCCGACCGAACTCCAGCCCTGA
- the aceA gene encoding isocitrate lyase produces the protein MNNELEVAKLKKEWAENPRWKNIKRGYTAEDVVRLRGSLQIEHTLARRGAEKLWNLVNSEPFVNALGALTGNQAMQQVKAGLKAIYLSGWQVAGDANIAGEMYPDQSLYPANSVPLVVKRINNTFQRCDQIQWSEGKRPGDEGYLDFFAPIVADAEAGFGGVLNAFELMKAMIEAGAAGVHWEDQLASVKKCGHMGGKVLVPSREAVAKLVAARLAADVMGVPTLVIARTDAEAADLLTSDVDANDKPFCTGERTVEGFYKTKPGIDQAISRGLAYAPYADLVWCETGKPDLAFAKKFAEGIHKQFPGKLLAYNCSPSFNWKKNLDDATIAKFQKELGAMGYKFQFITLAGFHSLNYSMFNLAHGYARNQMSAFVELQEAEFAAAEKGFTAVKHQREVGTGYFDAVTTTIERDASTAALKGSTEDEQFFDKKAASH, from the coding sequence ATGAACAACGAACTCGAAGTTGCCAAGCTCAAGAAGGAATGGGCCGAGAACCCCCGCTGGAAGAACATCAAGCGCGGCTACACCGCAGAGGATGTCGTCAGGCTGCGCGGCTCCCTGCAGATCGAGCACACCCTGGCCCGTCGCGGCGCCGAGAAGCTGTGGAACCTGGTGAACAGCGAGCCCTTCGTCAACGCCTTGGGCGCCCTCACCGGCAACCAGGCCATGCAGCAGGTCAAGGCCGGCCTGAAGGCCATCTACCTCTCGGGCTGGCAGGTCGCCGGCGACGCCAACATTGCCGGCGAGATGTATCCCGACCAGTCGCTCTACCCGGCCAACTCGGTGCCGCTGGTGGTCAAGCGCATCAACAACACCTTCCAGCGCTGCGACCAGATCCAGTGGTCCGAGGGCAAGCGCCCGGGCGATGAAGGCTACCTCGACTTCTTCGCGCCAATCGTCGCCGACGCCGAAGCCGGCTTCGGAGGCGTGCTGAACGCCTTCGAACTGATGAAGGCCATGATCGAAGCCGGCGCCGCCGGCGTGCACTGGGAAGACCAACTCGCCTCCGTGAAGAAGTGCGGCCACATGGGCGGCAAGGTGCTCGTGCCCTCGCGCGAAGCCGTCGCCAAGCTGGTCGCCGCGCGCCTCGCTGCCGACGTCATGGGCGTGCCGACCCTGGTCATCGCCCGCACCGACGCCGAGGCCGCCGACCTGCTGACCTCCGACGTCGACGCCAACGACAAGCCGTTCTGCACCGGCGAGCGCACCGTCGAGGGTTTCTACAAGACCAAGCCCGGCATCGACCAGGCCATCTCGCGCGGCCTCGCCTACGCACCCTATGCCGACCTGGTGTGGTGCGAGACCGGCAAGCCGGACCTCGCCTTCGCCAAGAAATTCGCCGAAGGCATCCACAAGCAGTTCCCCGGCAAGCTGCTCGCCTACAACTGCTCGCCTTCCTTCAACTGGAAGAAGAATCTGGACGACGCCACCATCGCCAAGTTCCAGAAGGAACTCGGCGCCATGGGCTACAAGTTCCAGTTCATCACCCTGGCCGGCTTCCACAGCCTCAACTACTCGATGTTCAACCTGGCCCACGGCTATGCCCGCAACCAGATGAGTGCATTCGTCGAGTTGCAGGAGGCCGAGTTCGCCGCCGCCGAGAAGGGCTTCACGGCCGTCAAGCACCAGCGCGAAGTCGGCACCGGCTACTTCGACGCCGTCACCACGACCATCGAGCGCGACGCCTCCACCGCCGCCCTCAAGGGCTCGACGGAAGACGAGCAGTTCTTCGACAAGAAGGCTGCCAGCCACTGA
- a CDS encoding TetR/AcrR family transcriptional regulator, whose amino-acid sequence MAAPPAAAPDDCRSRLLSAAHAAFLEEGYRASVDRIAARAGVAKQTFYNHFPHKADLFGEVIRQATADLLIALDDDGRNLRERLTRFGIVYRDKALSAAGLGLFRVLAAEAARFPDLAKTVYRTGPARTTARLAAVLQAAMDRGELRDTDADFAATTLLSMLVGAERTRFLFSGEQPPRTNSMRAGEIVDCFLRAFAPENSPLAAERNIP is encoded by the coding sequence ATGGCCGCTCCTCCCGCAGCTGCTCCCGATGATTGCCGCTCGCGCCTGTTGTCCGCGGCCCATGCGGCCTTCCTCGAGGAAGGCTATCGCGCCAGCGTCGATCGCATCGCCGCCCGTGCCGGCGTGGCGAAGCAGACTTTCTACAACCACTTCCCGCACAAGGCCGACCTGTTCGGCGAGGTGATCCGCCAGGCGACAGCCGACCTGCTGATCGCGCTCGACGACGACGGCCGGAACCTGCGCGAACGACTGACCCGCTTCGGCATCGTCTATCGCGACAAGGCGCTGAGCGCCGCCGGACTCGGATTGTTCCGCGTGCTCGCCGCAGAGGCGGCGCGCTTTCCCGACCTCGCGAAGACGGTCTACCGGACCGGACCGGCGCGCACCACCGCGCGACTCGCCGCCGTCCTGCAGGCCGCCATGGACCGCGGCGAACTGCGCGACACCGATGCCGACTTCGCCGCCACCACCCTGCTGTCGATGCTGGTGGGCGCCGAGCGCACCCGCTTCCTCTTTTCCGGCGAACAACCGCCGCGCACGAATTCAATGCGCGCCGGTGAAATCGTCGATTGCTTCCTGCGCGCCTTCGCGCCGGAAAACTCCCCCCTCGCCGCCGAACGGAACATTCCATGA
- a CDS encoding efflux RND transporter periplasmic adaptor subunit, with amino-acid sequence MRNKHTLLALLTAALLAAACGNGDNKAPAAAAPAGGMPPPPEVDVITVSVGSATLTQDLPGRLQAVRSAQVRARVEGVLEKRLYKEGSDIAAGTPLFQIDARTYQAAAAAAAADVAAAKATFERYKPLLETRAVSQQEYDGALARYKQAEAALARARLDLENAVPRAPISGRAGRALVTEGALVGKGEATHLVTIEQLDPVRVEFSQTYSDVLRLQQAVKAGTQKKSDSAEVQLLLEDGSIYPEKGRLLFADMAVDPASGAVVLRAEFPNPRRELLPGTFVRVRFPQADLDKAIRVPQRAVQGGPGGQMVMTVDAEGKVVPRPITTGTMAGPDFIVTGGLQGGEQVIVNGLQKARPGSIVKPVPWNPGTPLLPGAPTAPPAAEKK; translated from the coding sequence ATGAGAAACAAGCACACCTTGCTCGCTCTGCTGACCGCCGCGCTGCTCGCGGCCGCCTGCGGCAACGGCGACAACAAGGCGCCGGCCGCCGCCGCGCCCGCCGGCGGCATGCCGCCGCCCCCCGAGGTCGACGTGATCACCGTGTCCGTCGGCAGCGCCACACTCACCCAGGACCTGCCGGGGCGGCTGCAGGCGGTCCGCTCGGCACAGGTCCGTGCACGCGTCGAAGGCGTACTGGAAAAGCGGCTCTACAAGGAGGGCAGCGACATCGCCGCCGGGACGCCGCTGTTCCAGATCGACGCCCGTACCTACCAGGCGGCCGCCGCTGCGGCTGCCGCCGACGTGGCGGCGGCCAAGGCCACCTTCGAACGCTACAAGCCGCTGCTGGAGACACGGGCGGTCAGCCAGCAGGAATACGACGGGGCACTGGCGCGCTACAAGCAGGCCGAGGCGGCGCTGGCGCGCGCCCGGCTCGACCTCGAGAATGCCGTGCCGCGCGCGCCCATCTCGGGCCGCGCCGGCCGCGCACTGGTCACCGAGGGCGCCCTCGTCGGCAAGGGCGAAGCCACACATCTGGTCACCATCGAGCAACTCGACCCGGTCCGCGTCGAGTTCTCGCAAACCTATTCCGACGTGCTGCGGTTGCAGCAGGCGGTGAAGGCCGGCACGCAAAAGAAATCGGATTCGGCCGAGGTCCAGTTGCTGCTGGAGGACGGCTCGATCTACCCGGAAAAGGGCCGGCTGCTGTTCGCCGACATGGCCGTCGACCCGGCCAGCGGCGCCGTGGTGCTGCGCGCCGAGTTCCCGAACCCAAGGCGCGAACTGCTGCCCGGCACCTTCGTGCGCGTGCGCTTCCCGCAGGCCGATCTCGACAAGGCCATCCGCGTGCCGCAGCGCGCCGTGCAGGGCGGTCCCGGCGGCCAGATGGTGATGACCGTCGACGCCGAGGGCAAGGTGGTCCCGCGGCCGATCACGACCGGCACGATGGCCGGTCCCGACTTCATCGTCACCGGCGGCCTCCAGGGCGGCGAACAGGTGATCGTCAACGGCCTGCAGAAGGCGCGCCCCGGCAGCATCGTGAAGCCGGTGCCGTGGAACCCCGGCACGCCCCTCCTGCCAGGAGCGCCGACTGCGCCGCCGGCAGCCGAAAAGAAGTAA